One genomic window of Aptenodytes patagonicus chromosome 19, bAptPat1.pri.cur, whole genome shotgun sequence includes the following:
- the PLEKHM2 gene encoding pleckstrin homology domain-containing family M member 2 isoform X2, protein MEPAEVKDRILENISLSVKKLQSYFAACEDETPAIRNHDKVLQRLCEHLDHALLYGLQDLSSGYWVLVVHFTRREAVKQIEVLQHVATNLGRSRAWLYLALNENSLESYLRLFQENLSLLHKYYVKNALVCSHDHLTLFLTLVSGLEFIRFDLDLDAPYLDLAPYMPDYYKPQYLLDFEDRLPSSVHGSDSLSLNSFNSVTSTNLEWDDSAIAPSSEDGDLTDTLSCPRSTASEANGSKASVKSPTQRYNPFNEEKADAPSSTETTPVHAASQEKAEATPEGTDQSESCTELEVIRLAKKKKTGKKKKAKPEEPMNTPAPVVPETQQASGDSGMNGLSDREDPQRDDGPAAPAGEPSPSGREEGRDRSALSQLALRIPEMKDTSMESVGQPLSKVMDRLNGQLDPGGWNAPLEPPGQSFRTGTPGETPDGSSSGDFSEGISAPMDFYRFTVESPNAAAPGGGHHDAPGPGQPPHVSGSPEAPEEEESREGEAAGAVEESGGASDEPQTGQTETANPQALHEPKKEQPSPSPSSAEDSGVEEGQGSPSELTHPSEFRVDNNHLLLLMIHVFRENEEQLFRMIRMSTGHMEGNLQLIYVLLTDCYVYLIRKGAAEKPYMVEEAVSYNELDYISVGLDQQTVTLVCTNRRKQFLLDTADVALTEFFLVSLKSAMIKGCREPPYPSILTDATMEKLALAKFVAQESKCEACDVVVRFYGLVHWEDPMDEALGPANNSYTSAENAVTKDGILHYKAGTSYLGKEQWKTCFVVLSNGILYQYPDRTDVTPLLSINMGGEQCGGCRRSNTTDRPHSFQVILTDRPSLELSAENEEDMADWMQYFCQAVSKGVIPQGVAPTPCVPCCLVLTDEKAFTCHEDCQTSFFRSLGTMELTDITAISTEAGKEYCILEFAQDRKQFLPPWVLYFSCTTELERFLSALNATWRNIYQVDLLHKAILDAAIKKKCEDAQSLIDSAWQRSDSLCRGRAERDPWC, encoded by the exons ctgcagagctaCTTTGCTGCCTGTGAAGACGAGACGCCGGCCATCAGAAACCATGACAAAGTCCTGCAGCGGCTCTGTGAACATCTGGACCACGCTCTGCTCTATGG cctGCAAGATCTTTCCTCGGGCTACTGGGTGCTGGTCGTTCACTTCACCCGCCGGGAAGCCGTCAAACAGATCGAAGTGCTTCAACATGTGGCCACCAACCTGGGACGCA gcCGGGCATGGCTGTACCTAGCCCTCAACGAAAACTCCTTGGAGAGCTATTTGAGGCTGTTCCAGGAGAACCTAAGCCTGCTGCACAAGTACTATGTCAA GAACGCCCTGGTTTGCAGTCACGATCATCTGACCTTGTTCTTAACGCTGGTGTCTGGGCTGGAGTTCATCCGCTTTGACTTGGATCTG GACGCTCCTTACCTGGATCTGGCCCCGTACATGCCGGATTACTACAAACCTCAGTACCTGCTAGACTTTGAGGACCGCCTGCCCAGCTCCGTGCACGGCTCGGACAGCCTGTCCCTCAACTCCTTCAACTCGGTCACCTCCACCAACCTGGAATGGGACGACAGCGCCATCGCTCCATCCAGTGAAG ATGGAGACCTCACGGACACACTCAGCTGCCCACGCTCCACTGCCTCAGAGGCGAACGGCAGCAAGGCCTCCGTGAAGAGCCCGACGCAGCGCTACAACCCCTTCAACGAGGAGAAAGCCGACGCGCCGTCCTCCACCGAGACCACGCCGGTGCACGCAGCTTCCCAGGAGAAGGCAGAAGCCACCCCTGAAGGAACGGATCAGTCCGAGAGCTGCACAGAGCTGGAGGTCATCAG GTTAgccaagaagaagaaaacaggcaagaagaagaaagcaaagcccGAGGAGCCAATGAACACCCCTGCGCCCGTAGTGCCCGAGACCCAGCAGGCCAGCGGAGACAGCGGCATGAACGGGCTGAGTGACAGAGAAGACCCTCAGAGAGACGATGGTCCCGCTGCCCCGGCTGGTGAGCCAAGCCCAAGCGGGCGGGAAGAGGGTCGTGACCGTTCTGCCCTCAGCCAGCTGGCTCTACGCATCCCCGAGATGAAGGACACGTCCATGGAGAGTGTGGGGCAGCCGCTGAGCAAGGTGATGGACAGGCTTAACGGGCAGCTGGACCCCGGTGGCTGGAATGCCCCCCTCGAGCCCCCCGGGCAGTCCTTTCGGACTGGCACGCCAGGGGAGACCCCGGATGGATCGTCCTCTGGCGACTTTAGTGAGGGAATTTCAGCCCCCATGGACTTCTACCGCTTTACCGTCGAGAGTCCAAACGCTGCTGCACCAGGTGGTGGCCACCATGACGCTCCAGGGCCTGGCCAACCGCCACATGTTTCTGGTAGCCCTGAGGCtcctgaagaagaagaaagcagagagggagaagcagctgGGGCAGTAGAGGAGTCTGGAGGGGCGAGTGATGAACCCCAAACTGGCCAGACAGAAACTGCCAACCCCCAGGCTCTCCACGAGCCGAAGAAGGAGCAGCCCAGCCCTTCCCCGAGCAGCGCCGAGGACTCTGGCGTGGAGGAAGGGCAGGGCAGCCCTTCGGAGCTGACCCATCCCTCTGAGTTCAG GGTGGATAACAACCATCTCCTCCTGCTGATGATCCACGTCTTTCGGGAGAACGAGGAACAGTTGTTCAGG ATGATCCGAATGAGCACTGGGCACATGGAGGGGAACCTGCAGCTGATTTACGTCCTGCTGACAGATTGCTACGTGTACCTGATCCGGAAAG GGGCAGCGGAGAAGCCGTACATGGTGGAGGAGGCCGTTTCCTATAATGAGCTGGACTACATTTCG GTTGGGCTGGATCAGCAGACGGTGACTCTGGTGTGCACCAATCGGAGGAAGCAGTTCCTGCTCGACACCGCAGACGTGGCTCTCACCGA GTTCTTCCTGGTCTCCTTGAAGTCAGCCATGATCAAAGGGTGCCGGGAGCCCCCATACCCCAGTATCCTCACGGATGCCACCATGGAGAAACTGGCACTCGCAAAGTTCGTGGCCCAGGAGTCCAAGTGCGAG GCCTGCGACGTGGTTGTGCGTTTCTACGGCCTCGTTCACTGGGAAGACCCCATGGACGAGGCGTTGGGACCCGCCAACAATAGCTACACCTCCGCCGAAAACGCGGTCACCAAGGACGGCATCCTGCACTACAAGGCGGGGACCTCCTACCTGGGCAAAGAGCAGTGGAAGACCTGCTTCGTGGTGCTCAG CAACGGGATCTTGTACCAGTATCCGGACCGCACGGACGTCACCCCTCTGCTCTCCATCAACATGGG TGGCGAGCAGTGTGGGGGATGCCGGCGCTCCAACACCACCGACCGGCCCCACTCCTTCCAGGTGATCCTGACGGACCGGCCCTCCCTGGAGCTGAGTGCCGAGAACGAGGAAGATATGGCGGACTGGATGCAGTACTTCTGCCAGGCTGTCTCCAAAGGG GTGATCCCCCAAGGTGTTGCCCCTACGCCTTGCGTCCCCTGCTGCCTTGTGCTGACGGACGAGAAGGCTTTCACCTGCCATGAGGACTGCCAGACGAGCTTCTTCCGCTCGCTGGGCACCATGGAGCTGACGGACATCACTGCCATCTCCACAGAGGCTGGCAAGGAGTACTGTATCTTG GAGTTTGCTCAGGACCGCAAGCAGTTCCTGCCCCCCTGGGTCCTCTATTTTAGTTGCACTACAGAACTGGAGAGGTTTCTCTCGGCGCTGAACGCCACATGGAGGAACATCTACCAG GTCGACCTCCTGCACAAGGCCATTCTGGATGCCGCCATCAAGAAGAAATGCGAAGACGCTCAGAGCCTCATCGACAGCGCCTGGCAGCGCAGCGACAGCCTCTGCCGCGGGCGAGCGGAGCGGGACCCCTGGTGTTaa
- the TMEM82 gene encoding transmembrane protein 82: MFSPTSWLPALPGLAWGWALLDALLQGLVGACAVSVLCSLLKVYLYIQCLNNPERQAKKEAIQAQQWVLEPLHVAVLTGVLALVGSRVAALVVLEFSLRAVSTILSLGKGAHSSQLYLLCQYSLGCGVSCSLSFLLEGAPHGTCNLALAAGLAGLLATYARRLAHHICTLYELHSRARYCGVCILLLAAGHGIPRLLRNALAITFAVADLAAVALINQDFLSTAEAVRFWTPLTICYTLLVIYMQEEPRQSTGGRPVYQTVLVRMGGLFILLLTVGRWTDVLHVLVSLLGELWCLLRAGVMLEACRQQDFTQQSRLDRWSGSGSEEAS, from the exons ATGTTTTCTCCGACGTCCTGGCTGCCAGCGTTGCCCGGGCTGGCGTGGGGCTGGGCGCTGCTGGATGCGCTCCTGCAAG GGTTGGTGGGTGCCTGCGCCGTCTCGGTGCTCTGCAGCCTCCTGAAGGTTTACCTCTACATCCAGTGCCTGAA CAACCCGGAGAGGCAGGCGAAGAAGGAGGCGATCCAGGCACAGCAGTGGGTGCTGGAGCCGCTGCACGTGGCGGTGCTGACGGGTGTGCTGGCACTGGTGGGCTCCCGCGTGGCCGCGCTGGTGGTGCTGGAGTTCTCCCTGCGTGCCGTCTCCACCATCCTCTCCCTTGGCAAG GGCGCCCACAGTAGCCAGCTCTACCTGCTGTGCCAGTACTCGCTGGGCTGCGGGGTGTCCTGCAGCCTCAGCTTCTTGCTGGAAGGGGCTCCCCACGGGACCTGCAAcctggcgctggcagcggggctggcggggctgctGGCCACCTACGCCCGGCGCCTGGCTCACCACATCTGCACCCTCTACGAGCTGCACAGCCGAGCACGTTACTGCGGCGtctgcatcctcctcctcgccgccgGTCATGGCATCCCCCGGCTGCTCCGGAACGCTTTGGCCATCACCTTTGCCGTGGCTGACCTGGCCGCCGTGGCGCTCATCAACCAGGATTTCCTCTCCACGGCGGAGGCCGTCCGCTTCTGGACGCCGCTCACCATCTGCTACACGCTGCTGGTCATCTACATGCAAG AGGAGCCGCGGCAGAGCACCGGCGGGCGGCCAGTTTACCAGACAGTGCTGGTACGGATGGGaggcctcttcatcctcctcctcaccgtCGGCCGTTGGACCGACGTCCTCCACGTCCTTGTCTCGCTGCTGGGAGAGCTCTGGTGCCTGCTCCGCGCCGGCGTCATGCTGGAGGCATGCCGGCAGCAG GATTTCACCCAGCAGTCTCGGTTGGATAGGTGGTCAGGATCAGGATCAGAGGAGGCATCCTGA
- the SLC25A34 gene encoding solute carrier family 25 member 34, whose protein sequence is MAAGTGALAPFPGPPPASLHEFPYPPQNRPRVAPGSPTGGVPPATDLVLGAAAGCLACVLTNPLEVVKTRLQLQGELQPPGTYPRPYRGVLRAVGAVCRADGLRGLQKGLAASLLYQGLMNGVRFYCYSRAEDAGWTGYPGGTVAAGAVAGAVGAFVGSPAYLVKTHLQAQTLSAVAVGHQHNHESISGAFESIYKQHGVAGLWRGVTGAVPRVAVGSAAQLATFTSAKDWVCERQWFREGSWAAVLAGGMVSGVAVAVTMAPFDVVSTRLYNQPVDADGTGKLYRGFLDCILQISSKEGLLGLYKGIGAVYLRLGPHTVLSLFFWDELRKMVQHQQPPRP, encoded by the exons ATGGCGGCGGGCACCGGGGCCCTCGCACCCTTccccgggcccccccccgcctccctgcATGAATTCCCTtatcccccccaaaacagaccccGCGTCGCACCGGGTTCCCCGACCGGGGGGGTACCGCCGGCTACCGATTTGGTGTTGGGAGCGGCGGCCGGTTGCTTGGCCTGCGTCCTCACCAACCCGCTGGAGGTGGTCAAGACGCGGCTGCAACTGCAGGGCGAGTTGCAGCCCCCCGGGACCTACCCCCGGCCCTACCGGGGGGTGCTGCGGGCGGTGGGGGCCGTGTGCCGGGCCGACGGGCTGCGGGGGCTGCAGAAGGGCCTGGCCGCCAGCCTCCTCTACCAGGGGCTGATGAACGGCGTCCGGTTTTATTGCTATTCCCGCGCCGAGGACGCCGGCTGGACCGGGTATCCCGGTGGCACCGTGGCCGCCGGGGCCGTGGCTGGGGCGGTGGGAGCCTTCGTGGGCAGCCCTGCGTACCTG GTCAAGACCCACCTCCAAGCCCAGACGCTGTCGGCTGTGGCCGTGGGCCACCAGCACAACCACGAG aGCATCTCCGGGGCTTTCGAGAGCATCTACAAGCAGCACGGGGTGGCGGGGCTGTGGCGGGGGGTGACGGGCGCCGTGCCCCGTGTGGCGGTGGGCTCGGCCGCACAGCTCGCCACCTTCACCTCCGCCAAGGACTGGGTCTGCGAGCGCCAG TGGTTCAGGGAGGGCAGCTGGGCCGCGGTGCTGGCGGGGGGCATGGTGAGCGGCGTGGCCGTGGCGGTGACGATGGCGCCCTTCGACGTGGTCAGCACCCGTCTCTACAACCAGCCGGTGGACGCCGACGGCACA GGCAAGCTCTACCGGGGTTTTTTGGATTGCATCCTGCAAATCTCCAGCAAAGAGGGGCTGCTGGGCTTGTACAAGGGCATCGGCGCCGTCTACCTCCGCCTCGGCCCCCACACCGTCCTCAGCCTCTTCTTTTGGGACGAGCTTAGGAAGATggtgcagcaccagcagcccccaaGGCCGTAG
- the PLEKHM2 gene encoding pleckstrin homology domain-containing family M member 2 isoform X3, giving the protein MGNLPLTLILWTDNSEHDSCSPSPLLLFPLKTNMDQAGCATTCLCSLLSSDPDGDLTDTLSCPRSTASEANGSKASVKSPTQRYNPFNEEKADAPSSTETTPVHAASQEKAEATPEGTDQSESCTELEVIRLAKKKKTGKKKKAKPEEPMNTPAPVVPETQQASGDSGMNGLSDREDPQRDDGPAAPAGEPSPSGREEGRDRSALSQLALRIPEMKDTSMESVGQPLSKVMDRLNGQLDPGGWNAPLEPPGQSFRTGTPGETPDGSSSGDFSEGISAPMDFYRFTVESPNAAAPGGGHHDAPGPGQPPHVSGSPEAPEEEESREGEAAGAVEESGGASDEPQTGQTETANPQALHEPKKEQPSPSPSSAEDSGVEEGQGSPSELTHPSEFRVDNNHLLLLMIHVFRENEEQLFRMIRMSTGHMEGNLQLIYVLLTDCYVYLIRKGAAEKPYMVEEAVSYNELDYISVGLDQQTVTLVCTNRRKQFLLDTADVALTEFFLVSLKSAMIKGCREPPYPSILTDATMEKLALAKFVAQESKCEACDVVVRFYGLVHWEDPMDEALGPANNSYTSAENAVTKDGILHYKAGTSYLGKEQWKTCFVVLSNGILYQYPDRTDVTPLLSINMGGEQCGGCRRSNTTDRPHSFQVILTDRPSLELSAENEEDMADWMQYFCQAVSKGVIPQGVAPTPCVPCCLVLTDEKAFTCHEDCQTSFFRSLGTMELTDITAISTEAGKEYCILEFAQDRKQFLPPWVLYFSCTTELERFLSALNATWRNIYQVDLLHKAILDAAIKKKCEDAQSLIDSAWQRSDSLCRGRAERDPWC; this is encoded by the exons aTGGGTAACCTTCCTTTAACCCTGATTTTGTGGACAGATAACTCCGAGCATGACTCCTGTAGCCCTTCTCCGCTGCTCCTTTTCCCTCTGAAGACTAACATGGACCAAGCTGGTTGTGCTACGACCTGTCTGTGCAGCCTGCTGTCCTCAGACCCTG ATGGAGACCTCACGGACACACTCAGCTGCCCACGCTCCACTGCCTCAGAGGCGAACGGCAGCAAGGCCTCCGTGAAGAGCCCGACGCAGCGCTACAACCCCTTCAACGAGGAGAAAGCCGACGCGCCGTCCTCCACCGAGACCACGCCGGTGCACGCAGCTTCCCAGGAGAAGGCAGAAGCCACCCCTGAAGGAACGGATCAGTCCGAGAGCTGCACAGAGCTGGAGGTCATCAG GTTAgccaagaagaagaaaacaggcaagaagaagaaagcaaagcccGAGGAGCCAATGAACACCCCTGCGCCCGTAGTGCCCGAGACCCAGCAGGCCAGCGGAGACAGCGGCATGAACGGGCTGAGTGACAGAGAAGACCCTCAGAGAGACGATGGTCCCGCTGCCCCGGCTGGTGAGCCAAGCCCAAGCGGGCGGGAAGAGGGTCGTGACCGTTCTGCCCTCAGCCAGCTGGCTCTACGCATCCCCGAGATGAAGGACACGTCCATGGAGAGTGTGGGGCAGCCGCTGAGCAAGGTGATGGACAGGCTTAACGGGCAGCTGGACCCCGGTGGCTGGAATGCCCCCCTCGAGCCCCCCGGGCAGTCCTTTCGGACTGGCACGCCAGGGGAGACCCCGGATGGATCGTCCTCTGGCGACTTTAGTGAGGGAATTTCAGCCCCCATGGACTTCTACCGCTTTACCGTCGAGAGTCCAAACGCTGCTGCACCAGGTGGTGGCCACCATGACGCTCCAGGGCCTGGCCAACCGCCACATGTTTCTGGTAGCCCTGAGGCtcctgaagaagaagaaagcagagagggagaagcagctgGGGCAGTAGAGGAGTCTGGAGGGGCGAGTGATGAACCCCAAACTGGCCAGACAGAAACTGCCAACCCCCAGGCTCTCCACGAGCCGAAGAAGGAGCAGCCCAGCCCTTCCCCGAGCAGCGCCGAGGACTCTGGCGTGGAGGAAGGGCAGGGCAGCCCTTCGGAGCTGACCCATCCCTCTGAGTTCAG GGTGGATAACAACCATCTCCTCCTGCTGATGATCCACGTCTTTCGGGAGAACGAGGAACAGTTGTTCAGG ATGATCCGAATGAGCACTGGGCACATGGAGGGGAACCTGCAGCTGATTTACGTCCTGCTGACAGATTGCTACGTGTACCTGATCCGGAAAG GGGCAGCGGAGAAGCCGTACATGGTGGAGGAGGCCGTTTCCTATAATGAGCTGGACTACATTTCG GTTGGGCTGGATCAGCAGACGGTGACTCTGGTGTGCACCAATCGGAGGAAGCAGTTCCTGCTCGACACCGCAGACGTGGCTCTCACCGA GTTCTTCCTGGTCTCCTTGAAGTCAGCCATGATCAAAGGGTGCCGGGAGCCCCCATACCCCAGTATCCTCACGGATGCCACCATGGAGAAACTGGCACTCGCAAAGTTCGTGGCCCAGGAGTCCAAGTGCGAG GCCTGCGACGTGGTTGTGCGTTTCTACGGCCTCGTTCACTGGGAAGACCCCATGGACGAGGCGTTGGGACCCGCCAACAATAGCTACACCTCCGCCGAAAACGCGGTCACCAAGGACGGCATCCTGCACTACAAGGCGGGGACCTCCTACCTGGGCAAAGAGCAGTGGAAGACCTGCTTCGTGGTGCTCAG CAACGGGATCTTGTACCAGTATCCGGACCGCACGGACGTCACCCCTCTGCTCTCCATCAACATGGG TGGCGAGCAGTGTGGGGGATGCCGGCGCTCCAACACCACCGACCGGCCCCACTCCTTCCAGGTGATCCTGACGGACCGGCCCTCCCTGGAGCTGAGTGCCGAGAACGAGGAAGATATGGCGGACTGGATGCAGTACTTCTGCCAGGCTGTCTCCAAAGGG GTGATCCCCCAAGGTGTTGCCCCTACGCCTTGCGTCCCCTGCTGCCTTGTGCTGACGGACGAGAAGGCTTTCACCTGCCATGAGGACTGCCAGACGAGCTTCTTCCGCTCGCTGGGCACCATGGAGCTGACGGACATCACTGCCATCTCCACAGAGGCTGGCAAGGAGTACTGTATCTTG GAGTTTGCTCAGGACCGCAAGCAGTTCCTGCCCCCCTGGGTCCTCTATTTTAGTTGCACTACAGAACTGGAGAGGTTTCTCTCGGCGCTGAACGCCACATGGAGGAACATCTACCAG GTCGACCTCCTGCACAAGGCCATTCTGGATGCCGCCATCAAGAAGAAATGCGAAGACGCTCAGAGCCTCATCGACAGCGCCTGGCAGCGCAGCGACAGCCTCTGCCGCGGGCGAGCGGAGCGGGACCCCTGGTGTTaa
- the PLEKHM2 gene encoding pleckstrin homology domain-containing family M member 2 isoform X1, translating to MEPAEVKDRILENISLSVKKLQSYFAACEDETPAIRNHDKVLQRLCEHLDHALLYGLQDLSSGYWVLVVHFTRREAVKQIEVLQHVATNLGRSRAWLYLALNENSLESYLRLFQENLSLLHKYYVKNALVCSHDHLTLFLTLVSGLEFIRFDLDLDAPYLDLAPYMPDYYKPQYLLDFEDRLPSSVHGSDSLSLNSFNSVTSTNLEWDDSAIAPSSEDYDFGDVFPAMQTMPSRDWEDGDLTDTLSCPRSTASEANGSKASVKSPTQRYNPFNEEKADAPSSTETTPVHAASQEKAEATPEGTDQSESCTELEVIRLAKKKKTGKKKKAKPEEPMNTPAPVVPETQQASGDSGMNGLSDREDPQRDDGPAAPAGEPSPSGREEGRDRSALSQLALRIPEMKDTSMESVGQPLSKVMDRLNGQLDPGGWNAPLEPPGQSFRTGTPGETPDGSSSGDFSEGISAPMDFYRFTVESPNAAAPGGGHHDAPGPGQPPHVSGSPEAPEEEESREGEAAGAVEESGGASDEPQTGQTETANPQALHEPKKEQPSPSPSSAEDSGVEEGQGSPSELTHPSEFRVDNNHLLLLMIHVFRENEEQLFRMIRMSTGHMEGNLQLIYVLLTDCYVYLIRKGAAEKPYMVEEAVSYNELDYISVGLDQQTVTLVCTNRRKQFLLDTADVALTEFFLVSLKSAMIKGCREPPYPSILTDATMEKLALAKFVAQESKCEACDVVVRFYGLVHWEDPMDEALGPANNSYTSAENAVTKDGILHYKAGTSYLGKEQWKTCFVVLSNGILYQYPDRTDVTPLLSINMGGEQCGGCRRSNTTDRPHSFQVILTDRPSLELSAENEEDMADWMQYFCQAVSKGVIPQGVAPTPCVPCCLVLTDEKAFTCHEDCQTSFFRSLGTMELTDITAISTEAGKEYCILEFAQDRKQFLPPWVLYFSCTTELERFLSALNATWRNIYQVDLLHKAILDAAIKKKCEDAQSLIDSAWQRSDSLCRGRAERDPWC from the exons ctgcagagctaCTTTGCTGCCTGTGAAGACGAGACGCCGGCCATCAGAAACCATGACAAAGTCCTGCAGCGGCTCTGTGAACATCTGGACCACGCTCTGCTCTATGG cctGCAAGATCTTTCCTCGGGCTACTGGGTGCTGGTCGTTCACTTCACCCGCCGGGAAGCCGTCAAACAGATCGAAGTGCTTCAACATGTGGCCACCAACCTGGGACGCA gcCGGGCATGGCTGTACCTAGCCCTCAACGAAAACTCCTTGGAGAGCTATTTGAGGCTGTTCCAGGAGAACCTAAGCCTGCTGCACAAGTACTATGTCAA GAACGCCCTGGTTTGCAGTCACGATCATCTGACCTTGTTCTTAACGCTGGTGTCTGGGCTGGAGTTCATCCGCTTTGACTTGGATCTG GACGCTCCTTACCTGGATCTGGCCCCGTACATGCCGGATTACTACAAACCTCAGTACCTGCTAGACTTTGAGGACCGCCTGCCCAGCTCCGTGCACGGCTCGGACAGCCTGTCCCTCAACTCCTTCAACTCGGTCACCTCCACCAACCTGGAATGGGACGACAGCGCCATCGCTCCATCCAGTGAAG ATTATGATTTTGGAGATGTCTTTCCAGCAATGCAGACCATGCCCAGCAGAGACTGGGAAG ATGGAGACCTCACGGACACACTCAGCTGCCCACGCTCCACTGCCTCAGAGGCGAACGGCAGCAAGGCCTCCGTGAAGAGCCCGACGCAGCGCTACAACCCCTTCAACGAGGAGAAAGCCGACGCGCCGTCCTCCACCGAGACCACGCCGGTGCACGCAGCTTCCCAGGAGAAGGCAGAAGCCACCCCTGAAGGAACGGATCAGTCCGAGAGCTGCACAGAGCTGGAGGTCATCAG GTTAgccaagaagaagaaaacaggcaagaagaagaaagcaaagcccGAGGAGCCAATGAACACCCCTGCGCCCGTAGTGCCCGAGACCCAGCAGGCCAGCGGAGACAGCGGCATGAACGGGCTGAGTGACAGAGAAGACCCTCAGAGAGACGATGGTCCCGCTGCCCCGGCTGGTGAGCCAAGCCCAAGCGGGCGGGAAGAGGGTCGTGACCGTTCTGCCCTCAGCCAGCTGGCTCTACGCATCCCCGAGATGAAGGACACGTCCATGGAGAGTGTGGGGCAGCCGCTGAGCAAGGTGATGGACAGGCTTAACGGGCAGCTGGACCCCGGTGGCTGGAATGCCCCCCTCGAGCCCCCCGGGCAGTCCTTTCGGACTGGCACGCCAGGGGAGACCCCGGATGGATCGTCCTCTGGCGACTTTAGTGAGGGAATTTCAGCCCCCATGGACTTCTACCGCTTTACCGTCGAGAGTCCAAACGCTGCTGCACCAGGTGGTGGCCACCATGACGCTCCAGGGCCTGGCCAACCGCCACATGTTTCTGGTAGCCCTGAGGCtcctgaagaagaagaaagcagagagggagaagcagctgGGGCAGTAGAGGAGTCTGGAGGGGCGAGTGATGAACCCCAAACTGGCCAGACAGAAACTGCCAACCCCCAGGCTCTCCACGAGCCGAAGAAGGAGCAGCCCAGCCCTTCCCCGAGCAGCGCCGAGGACTCTGGCGTGGAGGAAGGGCAGGGCAGCCCTTCGGAGCTGACCCATCCCTCTGAGTTCAG GGTGGATAACAACCATCTCCTCCTGCTGATGATCCACGTCTTTCGGGAGAACGAGGAACAGTTGTTCAGG ATGATCCGAATGAGCACTGGGCACATGGAGGGGAACCTGCAGCTGATTTACGTCCTGCTGACAGATTGCTACGTGTACCTGATCCGGAAAG GGGCAGCGGAGAAGCCGTACATGGTGGAGGAGGCCGTTTCCTATAATGAGCTGGACTACATTTCG GTTGGGCTGGATCAGCAGACGGTGACTCTGGTGTGCACCAATCGGAGGAAGCAGTTCCTGCTCGACACCGCAGACGTGGCTCTCACCGA GTTCTTCCTGGTCTCCTTGAAGTCAGCCATGATCAAAGGGTGCCGGGAGCCCCCATACCCCAGTATCCTCACGGATGCCACCATGGAGAAACTGGCACTCGCAAAGTTCGTGGCCCAGGAGTCCAAGTGCGAG GCCTGCGACGTGGTTGTGCGTTTCTACGGCCTCGTTCACTGGGAAGACCCCATGGACGAGGCGTTGGGACCCGCCAACAATAGCTACACCTCCGCCGAAAACGCGGTCACCAAGGACGGCATCCTGCACTACAAGGCGGGGACCTCCTACCTGGGCAAAGAGCAGTGGAAGACCTGCTTCGTGGTGCTCAG CAACGGGATCTTGTACCAGTATCCGGACCGCACGGACGTCACCCCTCTGCTCTCCATCAACATGGG TGGCGAGCAGTGTGGGGGATGCCGGCGCTCCAACACCACCGACCGGCCCCACTCCTTCCAGGTGATCCTGACGGACCGGCCCTCCCTGGAGCTGAGTGCCGAGAACGAGGAAGATATGGCGGACTGGATGCAGTACTTCTGCCAGGCTGTCTCCAAAGGG GTGATCCCCCAAGGTGTTGCCCCTACGCCTTGCGTCCCCTGCTGCCTTGTGCTGACGGACGAGAAGGCTTTCACCTGCCATGAGGACTGCCAGACGAGCTTCTTCCGCTCGCTGGGCACCATGGAGCTGACGGACATCACTGCCATCTCCACAGAGGCTGGCAAGGAGTACTGTATCTTG GAGTTTGCTCAGGACCGCAAGCAGTTCCTGCCCCCCTGGGTCCTCTATTTTAGTTGCACTACAGAACTGGAGAGGTTTCTCTCGGCGCTGAACGCCACATGGAGGAACATCTACCAG GTCGACCTCCTGCACAAGGCCATTCTGGATGCCGCCATCAAGAAGAAATGCGAAGACGCTCAGAGCCTCATCGACAGCGCCTGGCAGCGCAGCGACAGCCTCTGCCGCGGGCGAGCGGAGCGGGACCCCTGGTGTTaa